One window from the genome of Novipirellula caenicola encodes:
- a CDS encoding tetratricopeptide repeat protein, which yields MLSNSSLSTGSRFAFGVTWWCVCWCAWLGGTLASCLSAQDQPTAFAAFPPQNQVSPSQNQVGPSDAQASAAPPREGQLAMLSMLQQRVAKTPNHSDSWRSLGRLQNTLGDPDAALVSIRHAIQLDPYNAAAHFDLGQMLRTAGQRDEAQTHFDRVYQIAPASLYSDQLRQQGVVNRGSSQVQLGVPRVQPSAVMPANSTAANGELVPAASALPSPAAAPTVQPASYSIQSFDGSDDLERRFDELESEVEAPLHRLRVFFETGVLYNSNITLTPISRELAQSDGSSFQAFANPDLDWKWIRTETMRMGPMFRGYFTANEQQFEQFNLASFQPGAFLERDFQLGANEAIGRLEYIFANDFFDGDQVGDRHSATASLTLIRPDLDAIYGYLTVAQSNFNDDGIDPATTSLDGTTVTAGISRFFQSGWERLPMYSLGIDLESADTKGADYRYHSVNLHGSTEWAISDRWKFIPTWGVGYRDYGDFTGPVARDEFFWRLHGRVEYAITESMAIGLVAGHDRFASDNQDYDTERTEGGVVLTFTR from the coding sequence ATGCTTTCAAATTCTTCACTCTCGACCGGCTCGCGATTCGCCTTTGGCGTCACATGGTGGTGCGTTTGTTGGTGCGCATGGTTGGGTGGCACCTTGGCGAGTTGTCTGTCGGCCCAAGATCAACCCACCGCTTTTGCCGCGTTTCCGCCGCAGAACCAGGTCAGCCCCAGTCAGAATCAAGTCGGCCCCAGTGACGCACAGGCCAGTGCAGCACCGCCCAGAGAGGGGCAGCTCGCTATGTTGTCAATGTTGCAACAGCGGGTCGCCAAAACCCCCAATCATTCCGATTCATGGCGGTCGCTCGGGCGATTGCAAAATACGCTCGGCGATCCCGATGCGGCTCTTGTTTCGATTCGCCACGCGATCCAGCTGGACCCCTATAACGCGGCAGCCCACTTCGATTTGGGGCAAATGCTTCGGACCGCGGGACAGCGTGACGAAGCTCAAACTCATTTCGACCGCGTCTATCAGATCGCTCCCGCCAGCTTGTATTCGGACCAATTGCGACAGCAAGGCGTGGTGAATCGTGGATCGAGCCAAGTTCAGCTGGGGGTACCTCGTGTGCAGCCATCCGCGGTGATGCCGGCGAATTCCACAGCGGCAAACGGTGAACTCGTTCCTGCCGCATCTGCCCTGCCCTCGCCTGCGGCAGCGCCAACGGTCCAGCCTGCGAGCTATTCGATTCAGTCGTTTGACGGATCGGATGATTTGGAGCGGAGATTCGACGAACTGGAAAGCGAGGTCGAGGCACCGCTTCATCGTCTGCGAGTCTTTTTCGAGACGGGCGTCTTGTACAACTCGAACATCACCTTGACGCCCATCAGTCGTGAATTGGCCCAAAGCGATGGTTCAAGTTTTCAAGCCTTTGCCAACCCCGATCTTGATTGGAAGTGGATTCGCACCGAAACGATGCGGATGGGGCCAATGTTCCGCGGCTACTTTACGGCGAACGAACAGCAGTTCGAACAGTTCAATCTGGCGAGCTTTCAGCCGGGAGCGTTTTTGGAACGTGATTTTCAGCTCGGAGCCAATGAGGCGATTGGGCGATTGGAATACATTTTCGCGAATGATTTTTTTGATGGTGACCAGGTCGGGGACCGTCATTCGGCAACCGCCTCGCTGACCTTGATTCGGCCTGATTTGGATGCCATCTATGGTTATTTGACGGTGGCTCAATCGAATTTCAATGACGATGGTATCGACCCTGCGACCACGTCCTTGGATGGCACGACGGTGACCGCGGGGATCAGCCGTTTCTTTCAAAGCGGTTGGGAGCGTTTGCCGATGTATTCGCTTGGGATCGATCTGGAATCCGCCGATACCAAGGGAGCCGATTACCGTTACCATTCGGTCAACTTGCATGGTTCGACGGAATGGGCGATCAGCGATCGATGGAAATTCATTCCGACGTGGGGAGTTGGCTATCGCGACTACGGCGACTTCACGGGCCCGGTGGCGCGCGATGAGTTCTTTTGGCGACTGCATGGCCGAGTCGAATACGCAATCACTGAATCGATGGCCATTGGGTTGGTGGCCGGGCACGACCGTTTCGCTTCGGACAATCAAGACTATGACACCGAGCGGACCGAAGGCGGCGTCGTGTTGACGTTCACTCGCTAA
- a CDS encoding sulfite exporter TauE/SafE family protein has protein sequence MNELVSLLPFALILCIGIFVQSAAGFAAGLFIVPSLMWCGYSIPEAQTSLLVATIPQNLWGVWTLRDAISFSKLKVPGFTRILFLPIGIAVLQTLESYSVITLRQVVGGVVLSVTIAMMVLNPRPQTSLHRGWAWLAFPLSGFLQGLVGMGGPAIVFWVQAHDWDTRRIRGFLFGMFLISMFPAIGLLYYTFGTRIIQPGLLAAAMTPLLLLVTFAGLRFGNWLGRARLRRITLGILFVMGVAGLAAPWLSGR, from the coding sequence ATGAACGAACTCGTTTCCCTCCTTCCGTTCGCGTTGATTCTATGTATTGGAATCTTCGTCCAATCGGCTGCCGGCTTTGCCGCGGGGCTATTCATTGTCCCTTCGCTGATGTGGTGTGGCTATTCGATTCCCGAAGCTCAAACATCGTTGTTGGTCGCCACGATTCCGCAAAACCTGTGGGGCGTTTGGACACTGCGTGACGCGATTTCCTTTTCCAAACTAAAGGTGCCTGGCTTTACCCGGATTCTGTTCCTGCCGATCGGCATCGCGGTGCTGCAAACGCTCGAGTCCTATTCGGTGATCACGCTTCGGCAAGTCGTGGGCGGGGTCGTGTTGAGCGTGACGATTGCCATGATGGTATTGAACCCTCGCCCGCAAACCTCGCTGCATCGCGGCTGGGCTTGGCTTGCCTTTCCCCTTTCTGGTTTCTTACAGGGACTTGTAGGAATGGGCGGCCCGGCGATTGTGTTTTGGGTGCAGGCTCATGATTGGGACACCCGACGGATTCGCGGATTTCTGTTTGGCATGTTTTTGATCAGCATGTTCCCGGCGATCGGGCTGCTGTATTACACGTTCGGCACGCGGATCATTCAGCCTGGATTGCTGGCCGCCGCAATGACGCCGCTGTTGTTGCTGGTCACGTTTGCAGGCCTGCGTTTTGGCAATTGGCTTGGACGTGCGCGGCTGCGACGGATCACACTGGGCATCTTGTTTGTGATGGGCGTCGCGGGACTTGCGGCACCCTGGTTGAGCGGCCGCTAA
- a CDS encoding lactonase family protein, translated as MSSATPSFAAQPGENAVISVWIGTSNAKPSKGIYHCTLNTQNGKLSDPTLAAEMGGPGFLAMHPNGSVLYAVGDVGGTASVAAFKIDGSGKDAKLTLLNSVAIGDGGAAHVAVDSKGKMLMTAQYGSGSVAAFSLNADGSVNQRTSLMKHEGGSRIVPNRQEAPHAHWAGFSPDERFAFVPDLGLDKVMIYKVDTDTATLTSHGFGQAPLGGGPRHMKFHPNGKWIFLLNELDLSVTVFDYDAENGTMTPKQTIPTVSKSELAKELFKSASEIRVHPNGKFVYSANRGHDTITVFKVNPQTGELSVIEHEHVRGATPRNFNLDPSGRWLLAAGQNSHTLASFAVNPTTGELTYNQNVVHAPSAICVLMQHE; from the coding sequence ATGAGTTCTGCTACACCCTCATTTGCAGCCCAACCTGGCGAAAATGCTGTCATTAGCGTTTGGATCGGCACCAGCAACGCCAAACCCAGCAAAGGGATCTATCACTGCACTCTGAACACTCAAAATGGCAAATTGTCCGACCCCACGCTGGCCGCTGAAATGGGCGGCCCCGGGTTCCTTGCGATGCATCCCAATGGATCGGTGCTGTACGCCGTGGGCGATGTAGGCGGCACCGCATCGGTGGCGGCGTTTAAGATCGACGGCAGTGGTAAAGACGCAAAGTTGACGCTGCTCAACTCGGTCGCCATCGGTGACGGCGGCGCCGCGCATGTCGCAGTCGATTCGAAAGGCAAGATGTTGATGACCGCGCAATACGGCAGCGGATCGGTTGCTGCGTTTTCGCTAAACGCTGATGGTTCGGTTAACCAACGCACGTCGCTGATGAAACACGAAGGGGGTTCTCGCATCGTGCCAAACCGTCAAGAAGCACCCCATGCCCACTGGGCCGGTTTTTCGCCCGACGAGCGATTCGCCTTTGTTCCCGATCTCGGATTGGACAAGGTGATGATTTACAAAGTCGACACCGACACCGCCACCTTGACCTCTCACGGGTTCGGCCAAGCTCCGCTGGGCGGCGGACCGCGACACATGAAATTCCACCCCAACGGGAAGTGGATCTTTTTGCTGAACGAACTTGATCTCAGCGTTACCGTGTTTGATTACGATGCCGAAAACGGAACGATGACGCCCAAGCAAACGATTCCGACCGTTTCCAAGTCCGAACTTGCCAAAGAGCTGTTCAAAAGTGCCTCGGAAATTCGCGTCCATCCCAACGGCAAATTTGTATACAGCGCCAACCGTGGTCACGACACCATCACCGTTTTCAAAGTGAATCCACAAACGGGTGAGTTATCGGTGATCGAGCATGAACACGTGCGTGGGGCGACGCCTCGCAACTTTAACCTCGACCCAAGCGGGCGATGGTTGTTGGCTGCCGGTCAAAACTCGCACACGCTGGCCTCGTTTGCGGTCAACCCAACGACCGGCGAATTGACGTACAACCAAAACGTGGTGCATGCCCCTTCGGCGATTTGTGTTTTGATGCAACACGAATAA
- a CDS encoding trypsin-like peptidase domain-containing protein codes for MLPTTLRCPAVGRLMFASFAFSLATSTLSLPAQTPSDSDKTSNRAQVSTTRQTPTVLAIRRAAPAVVNIHGQKTVRATAAGMAGASGPDSFRQVNGMGTGVVIDPRGYVITNFHVVEDVDDILVTLDDGQTTTAELIAARVRNDLALIKVNVDRPLPTIPRGTSSDLMVGESVIAIGNAFGYVHTSTQGIISALHRDVPVNESQEYHDLIQISAGINPGNSGGPLLNIDGEMIGVNVAVRVGAQQIAFAIPMDQVVDIVTEMIDEHNEKRLLTGLRTNGGPRDGDGVTVANVSASSPAARDGLKPGDRVVRVGSQPVDDRLDFALAMLNVSPGEQLEFAVERGGRQIDLAMRTEQPPASSTASTVEEMAWSRIGIQVRPVAESTIRRLNTRMRTKYRGGLYIAGVRPGSPADQQGITTGDVLLGIHGWQTSNMADLAGILEHPDMQRGPKAKFYIVRREQTLFGHLQIAAQADSSARR; via the coding sequence ATGCTACCAACAACCCTACGTTGTCCGGCTGTCGGCCGCTTGATGTTTGCCAGCTTTGCTTTTTCGCTGGCCACTTCGACGCTGTCGCTGCCAGCTCAAACACCGAGTGATTCGGACAAAACCAGCAACCGTGCTCAGGTCTCAACCACGCGTCAAACGCCAACGGTTTTGGCGATTCGCCGCGCCGCTCCGGCGGTGGTGAACATTCATGGTCAAAAGACGGTGCGTGCAACAGCCGCCGGAATGGCTGGGGCCAGTGGTCCCGATTCGTTCCGTCAAGTCAACGGGATGGGAACCGGAGTGGTCATTGATCCACGCGGTTACGTGATCACCAACTTTCATGTTGTCGAAGATGTCGACGACATCTTGGTGACGCTCGATGATGGCCAAACCACGACAGCCGAGTTGATCGCAGCTCGAGTTCGCAACGATTTGGCTTTGATCAAAGTCAACGTGGACCGTCCATTGCCGACGATCCCACGTGGCACCAGCAGCGACTTGATGGTCGGTGAGAGTGTGATTGCGATCGGCAATGCATTCGGATACGTGCACACCAGCACGCAAGGGATTATCAGTGCGTTGCATCGCGATGTGCCTGTGAATGAGTCCCAAGAGTATCACGATCTGATTCAAATCAGTGCCGGGATCAACCCTGGAAACTCGGGTGGTCCGCTGTTGAACATTGACGGAGAGATGATCGGTGTCAACGTTGCCGTTCGCGTCGGAGCTCAGCAGATCGCGTTTGCGATCCCGATGGATCAGGTGGTTGATATCGTGACCGAGATGATCGACGAGCATAACGAGAAGCGTTTATTGACAGGTCTGCGAACAAACGGCGGACCCCGCGACGGCGACGGCGTGACTGTTGCCAATGTCTCCGCTAGCAGCCCCGCCGCACGGGATGGGCTGAAGCCGGGTGACCGCGTGGTCCGCGTTGGTTCTCAGCCGGTGGATGACCGACTCGATTTTGCTTTGGCGATGTTGAACGTCAGCCCCGGAGAGCAGTTGGAGTTTGCAGTCGAGCGTGGCGGACGTCAAATCGATTTGGCGATGCGTACCGAACAACCGCCTGCGTCGTCGACCGCATCGACAGTCGAAGAAATGGCTTGGTCGCGAATTGGTATCCAAGTGCGTCCGGTTGCCGAATCCACGATTCGCCGGCTGAACACTCGGATGCGTACGAAGTACCGCGGCGGTTTGTACATTGCAGGCGTTCGCCCTGGATCACCCGCTGATCAACAGGGGATCACCACCGGGGATGTGTTGTTAGGGATTCACGGGTGGCAAACGTCGAACATGGCCGATTTGGCCGGGATCCTCGAACACCCCGACATGCAACGCGGTCCCAAAGCAAAGTTCTACATCGTGCGTCGTGAACAAACCTTGTTCGGACACCTGCAAATCGCAGCTCAAGCGGACAGCTCGGCTCGCCGTTAA
- the leuD gene encoding 3-isopropylmalate dehydratase small subunit, translating to MQNFTVHTGKAVTLDRANVDTDQIIPKQFLKRIERTGFGQFLFFDWRFLDDGTTPNPEFELNKPEAAGASILLARQNFGSGSSREHAVWALDDYGFRAVIAPSFADIFFNNCFKNGLLPIALSEADVDELFKRAAENPNYELTVDLEKQTVSDKLGFERSFEVDASRRHNMLNGLDDIALTLQHEDKISAYETARTW from the coding sequence ATGCAAAACTTCACCGTACACACCGGAAAAGCCGTTACGCTGGACCGCGCCAACGTCGATACCGACCAAATCATCCCCAAGCAGTTCCTGAAGCGGATCGAGCGAACGGGGTTTGGCCAGTTCTTATTTTTCGATTGGCGTTTTTTGGACGACGGAACGACTCCGAATCCTGAGTTTGAACTGAACAAACCGGAAGCCGCCGGAGCTTCGATTTTGTTGGCTCGCCAAAACTTTGGCAGCGGCAGCAGTCGTGAACATGCTGTGTGGGCGTTGGACGACTACGGTTTTCGCGCGGTCATCGCTCCTTCGTTTGCCGACATTTTTTTCAACAACTGCTTCAAAAACGGCTTGTTGCCGATCGCGTTGTCCGAAGCCGATGTCGACGAATTGTTCAAACGCGCCGCAGAGAATCCGAATTACGAACTGACCGTCGACTTGGAAAAGCAAACCGTGTCGGACAAGCTTGGTTTTGAGCGTAGCTTTGAAGTGGACGCCAGCCGTCGGCACAACATGCTGAACGGGCTGGACGACATCGCGTTGACACTTCAGCACGAAGACAAGATCTCGGCCTACGAAACCGCTCGTACCTGGTAG
- the leuC gene encoding 3-isopropylmalate dehydratase large subunit, whose protein sequence is MSQSQSSTGKSSTPRTMLDKIWDEHVVYQNEAGPAILYVDLHLVHEVTSPQAFEGLRLANRPIRRPERTIATPDHNVPTSDRSLPIADPISRKQIETLRENCKEFGVTLFDIDDVRQGIVHVIGPENGYTQPGMTIVCGDSHTATHGAFGALAFGIGTSEVEHVLATQTLLQFKPKTFELRVDGSLSRGVTAKDMILYLIGQIGTAGGTGYVLEFTGDCVRNLTMEERMTVCNMSIEAGARAGMIAPDQVTFDYLRGLPEVPSDFDAAVARWKSLPTDAGATYDRSNVYQGKDIEPQVTWGTNPGQVLSVSASVPDPADFADATEQKSTAQALEYMGLTAKTKIQDVSLDRVFIGSCTNARIEDLRAAAEVVKGHHVSGNVSAMVVPGSGQVKLQAEKEGLDKVFKEAGFDWREAGCSMCLAMNPDKLAPGERCASTSNRNFEGRQGKGGRTHLVSPAMAAAAAITGRFTDIREWDFKSL, encoded by the coding sequence ATGTCTCAATCTCAATCGTCTACGGGAAAATCGTCCACCCCCCGGACTATGCTCGACAAAATCTGGGACGAGCACGTCGTCTATCAAAACGAAGCGGGCCCCGCGATCCTGTACGTCGATTTGCACTTGGTTCACGAGGTCACCAGCCCGCAGGCCTTTGAGGGGCTGCGTTTGGCGAATCGCCCGATCCGTCGCCCCGAGCGAACGATCGCGACCCCGGACCATAACGTCCCGACCAGCGACCGCAGTTTGCCTATCGCCGACCCGATCAGCCGCAAACAGATCGAGACGCTACGAGAAAACTGCAAAGAATTCGGCGTGACGCTGTTCGACATCGATGATGTCCGCCAAGGCATCGTGCACGTCATCGGCCCCGAAAACGGCTACACCCAACCTGGCATGACGATCGTCTGCGGCGACAGCCACACTGCGACTCACGGTGCGTTTGGTGCGTTGGCCTTCGGCATCGGCACCAGCGAGGTCGAGCATGTGTTGGCGACGCAAACGTTGCTGCAATTCAAACCCAAGACATTCGAACTTCGTGTCGACGGATCGCTCTCGCGAGGCGTCACGGCCAAGGACATGATCCTGTACTTGATCGGCCAGATCGGCACCGCAGGCGGGACCGGCTATGTGTTGGAGTTCACCGGGGATTGCGTTCGCAATCTGACCATGGAAGAACGGATGACGGTATGCAACATGTCGATCGAAGCGGGCGCCCGAGCCGGCATGATCGCTCCGGACCAAGTCACCTTCGATTACCTGCGTGGATTGCCCGAAGTCCCTAGCGACTTTGACGCCGCCGTCGCTCGCTGGAAATCATTGCCCACCGACGCCGGTGCCACCTACGATCGATCCAACGTCTACCAAGGCAAGGACATCGAACCGCAAGTGACCTGGGGAACCAACCCCGGCCAAGTGCTCAGCGTCAGTGCGTCGGTTCCCGACCCCGCTGATTTCGCTGATGCCACCGAGCAAAAATCGACCGCTCAAGCACTCGAGTACATGGGTTTGACCGCAAAGACCAAGATCCAAGATGTCTCCCTTGATCGAGTCTTCATCGGATCGTGCACCAACGCCCGAATCGAAGATTTGCGAGCGGCCGCCGAAGTGGTCAAAGGCCATCATGTTTCGGGCAACGTCAGCGCGATGGTGGTACCGGGCAGCGGCCAAGTCAAATTGCAAGCTGAAAAAGAAGGTCTCGACAAGGTCTTTAAGGAAGCGGGATTCGATTGGCGTGAAGCAGGCTGCAGCATGTGCTTGGCGATGAACCCCGACAAATTGGCACCGGGTGAACGATGTGCCAGCACCAGCAACCGCAACTTCGAAGGACGCCAAGGCAAAGGGGGGCGAACGCACTTGGTGAGCCCCGCGATGGCAGCGGCCGCCGCAATCACCGGACGCTTTACGGACATCCGCGAGTGGGACTTCAAGTCGCTATAG
- a CDS encoding S8 family peptidase, which translates to MKISDSNQDIGEGDVIERCEERLALSASLPSDLLLEALSIGWSDDSLETLSATNSDLSSSPEPASASQPTDADPATPNLIEQAAAIRNQSGTADAVLNGSGQTVAVIDSGVAWDHVALGGGFGPGYRVVGGWDFAENDANPYDDGPAGYHGTHVAGLLAGESGSFSGVAPGADIVALRVFDDNGLGQLSWIEDSLQWVHDNRNAFESPITTVNLSVGAALNDENLADAMSMLEDELQLLRDDGILVFAAAGNFFGNSVTDTSLMYPAASDAVVAVGSVNDLGELSSFSQREDGLLATSGESVRSSVPDHVYGWDGKVNDFASLNGTSMATPQVAAASMLVRQAMIDEGIEPTPDAILSRLRESTVSRIDSVTGASYNVIDLQAAIQTAATDPVPDPIQPTDPIQPDDPIEPDAPAELGEQTDFEITHFTGTSDNESFVLDLTDGIELRSGGNIYRFDATDSLTTPIVIDVGAGADSLHIIGSSEAERLVMYPSSHGEASRLSTNTFAIELRGVESVVFDGGGGSDRATLYDSSGNDTLRTGPGKTVLSGVGFQFEINQVSRIYAHATAGGEDQAFLNDSAGDDTLAVRPQFTSLRSETSFHAAYGFERVYAYATAGGNDTATLYDSDGDDTMSVSSNRSIISGPGYQVSARGFDSVDAYASGAGHDTVNIYADDANSQWDQTSDRLQWTGSDGTTRIARGFERMQAFEQYEPIAITPQSLNFASMILSDDAAERHRRERLASQAVFEWLGSKELPDTLLGE; encoded by the coding sequence ATGAAAATTTCGGATTCCAATCAAGATATCGGTGAAGGGGACGTCATCGAACGATGCGAAGAGCGGTTGGCGTTGTCAGCGAGTTTGCCCAGTGATCTGTTGCTCGAAGCGCTCAGCATCGGTTGGTCGGACGATTCTCTCGAGACGCTTTCAGCGACAAACTCGGACTTATCCTCATCACCGGAACCCGCCAGTGCGTCGCAGCCGACCGACGCTGATCCGGCCACCCCCAACTTGATCGAACAAGCGGCAGCGATCCGCAACCAATCGGGCACCGCAGACGCTGTGCTAAACGGCAGCGGCCAAACGGTCGCCGTGATTGATAGCGGCGTCGCGTGGGACCATGTCGCGTTGGGCGGCGGATTTGGTCCTGGATACCGCGTCGTCGGCGGCTGGGACTTTGCCGAAAACGACGCCAATCCTTACGACGACGGACCGGCTGGCTACCATGGGACGCATGTTGCCGGACTGCTGGCGGGCGAATCGGGCTCGTTTTCCGGAGTCGCTCCCGGTGCCGATATCGTCGCACTGCGTGTCTTTGACGACAACGGACTAGGACAACTGAGCTGGATCGAAGACTCGCTGCAGTGGGTCCACGACAATCGAAACGCATTCGAATCGCCGATCACGACCGTCAATCTGTCGGTCGGAGCAGCGCTGAATGACGAGAATCTTGCCGACGCGATGTCGATGCTCGAAGACGAATTACAACTGCTTCGCGACGACGGCATCTTGGTGTTTGCCGCGGCGGGCAACTTTTTTGGTAACTCCGTCACTGACACCAGTCTGATGTACCCGGCAGCCAGCGACGCGGTGGTCGCCGTCGGCTCGGTGAACGATCTCGGCGAACTCAGTTCGTTCTCGCAGCGAGAAGATGGTTTGCTAGCGACCAGCGGGGAATCGGTCCGCAGCTCGGTCCCTGATCACGTCTATGGTTGGGACGGAAAGGTCAACGATTTCGCCTCGCTGAACGGAACCAGCATGGCAACACCACAAGTCGCCGCGGCATCGATGCTGGTGCGTCAAGCGATGATCGACGAAGGCATCGAGCCAACGCCCGACGCCATTTTGTCGCGATTGCGAGAATCCACCGTATCCCGAATCGATTCCGTCACTGGCGCTTCGTACAACGTCATCGATTTGCAAGCGGCAATCCAGACCGCGGCAACCGACCCTGTGCCCGACCCAATCCAGCCGACCGACCCGATCCAGCCCGACGATCCAATTGAGCCCGACGCCCCAGCGGAGTTGGGCGAACAGACCGACTTCGAGATCACTCACTTTACCGGAACGAGTGACAATGAATCGTTTGTGCTCGATTTGACCGACGGCATCGAACTTCGCAGCGGCGGGAACATCTACCGTTTTGATGCAACCGATTCGCTGACCACTCCGATCGTGATTGATGTCGGTGCGGGAGCGGATTCGCTGCACATCATTGGCTCAAGCGAAGCCGAGCGATTGGTGATGTATCCGTCTAGCCACGGCGAAGCGAGCCGATTGTCGACCAACACGTTTGCGATCGAACTGCGCGGTGTCGAATCGGTGGTGTTTGATGGTGGCGGGGGATCAGATCGAGCGACGCTGTATGATTCGAGCGGCAACGACACCCTTCGAACTGGCCCCGGTAAAACCGTGTTGTCGGGAGTCGGTTTTCAATTCGAAATCAACCAGGTTTCACGAATCTATGCCCACGCCACCGCCGGTGGCGAAGACCAAGCGTTTTTAAACGATTCGGCGGGCGACGACACGCTCGCAGTGCGGCCTCAATTCACCAGCCTTCGCAGCGAAACATCGTTCCATGCCGCCTATGGTTTCGAGCGGGTGTACGCCTACGCCACCGCCGGAGGCAACGACACCGCGACGCTGTACGACTCGGACGGCGACGACACGATGAGTGTTTCGTCCAACCGATCGATCATCAGCGGGCCGGGTTACCAAGTCAGTGCTCGAGGTTTCGATTCGGTCGACGCCTACGCCAGCGGCGCGGGACACGACACGGTGAACATTTACGCCGACGACGCCAACAGCCAATGGGACCAAACGAGCGACCGTTTGCAGTGGACAGGCAGCGACGGGACGACACGGATCGCACGCGGATTCGAGCGGATGCAGGCATTCGAGCAATACGAACCGATCGCGATCACCCCGCAATCGCTGAACTTCGCCTCGATGATCCTCAGCGACGACGCGGCCGAGCGTCACCGCCGCGAGCGCCTCGCCTCGCAAGCTGTATTCGAGTGGCTGGGCTCAAAAGAGCTGCCAGACACCTTGCTGGGGGAATAG